The proteins below come from a single Leptospiraceae bacterium genomic window:
- a CDS encoding PrsW family intramembrane metalloprotease produces MDILLLLAISIAPGIFFIYRYYSKDIYKKEPWVIIWKSFFWGAAMVLPAGFIESSIEIPEKDSVIGMLIENFFIIAFTEELCKYLVIRIYSYRDIHFDEMMDGIVYGVAVASGFATFENIFYVLQHGFAVGMLRAVLSVPSHIFEGAIIGYWLAKSKFQNMSPIFASFVGLLIVVLAHGFFDFILSYNNAQYFLLSLIPVILLGWLVKIYVKNALAHDLKHFHRSEDVFSISEEIIISNTENIEIHSESISIKTPTKANNYINQIIKISLYFLAIVCFLTGSFLLLGFVSLLLENKEELWTISIPILPIVIGVFLIYKAKKSNFVS; encoded by the coding sequence ATGGATATTTTACTATTACTAGCTATTTCCATTGCACCGGGAATTTTTTTTATTTATAGATATTACTCTAAGGATATTTATAAAAAGGAACCGTGGGTGATTATTTGGAAATCTTTTTTTTGGGGTGCGGCAATGGTTTTGCCAGCAGGTTTCATTGAATCTAGCATAGAAATTCCCGAAAAAGATTCAGTAATAGGTATGCTCATTGAAAATTTCTTTATAATTGCGTTCACCGAAGAACTTTGTAAATATTTGGTTATTCGTATCTATTCATACCGCGACATTCATTTTGATGAAATGATGGATGGAATCGTGTACGGAGTTGCGGTAGCGAGCGGATTTGCTACCTTTGAGAATATTTTTTATGTGCTACAACATGGATTTGCCGTTGGAATGTTAAGAGCAGTATTATCAGTCCCTTCTCATATTTTTGAAGGAGCCATTATTGGATATTGGCTTGCAAAGTCAAAATTTCAAAACATGTCTCCAATCTTTGCTAGTTTTGTAGGTCTATTAATTGTAGTTTTAGCACATGGATTTTTTGATTTTATTTTGAGTTACAATAATGCACAATATTTTTTACTAAGTTTAATCCCTGTTATCCTGCTTGGTTGGCTAGTTAAAATTTATGTAAAAAATGCGCTTGCTCATGACTTAAAGCATTTCCACCGTTCAGAGGATGTTTTTTCAATCTCGGAAGAAATAATAATTTCTAACACAGAAAATATCGAAATTCATTCAGAATCTATCAGTATTAAAACCCCTACAAAAGCAAATAATTATATTAATCAGATAATTAAGATTAGCCTTTACTTTTTAGCAATTGTCTGTTTTTTAACGGGAAGTTTTTTATTACTTGGATTCGTATCCCTATTATTGGAAAACAAAGAGGAATTATGGACTATTTCAATTCCTATTCTGCCGATTGTGATCGGAGTCTTTTTAATATATAAAGCTAAAAAATCAAACTTTGTTTCCTAA
- a CDS encoding thioredoxin family protein, which yields MIRIIPIFLTLFFSLPIFSETKWLSSLDKALEKARIENKPVFVDLYTDWCGYCKQLEENVFPLVEVSNELEKFITVRINGDLSPDLVTKYTVRGYPTLLVLDKNGYLIEKITGLPSDTLLVTKLQESYLKKDTESGLLSEQKQFPNSVLPNYNLGLFYYRNGNFKDSSEFFLKSYNAKDIENQDKKPDALFLLGIIQIQEKKFPEAISIWNSYIEKYPENKKGSVFYCRGISYYFSGKKLEAKEDLLKAKDFSTNQEQLEKINMFLAELGI from the coding sequence ATGATTCGAATTATCCCTATTTTTCTCACTCTATTTTTTTCTCTGCCTATTTTCTCTGAAACAAAATGGTTAAGTTCTCTTGACAAAGCTCTTGAAAAAGCACGGATCGAAAATAAACCAGTCTTCGTAGATTTGTACACAGATTGGTGTGGATACTGTAAACAGTTAGAGGAAAATGTATTTCCTTTAGTGGAAGTCAGTAATGAATTAGAAAAATTTATTACTGTAAGAATCAACGGTGATTTATCACCCGATTTGGTTACGAAATATACAGTGCGTGGATACCCTACTCTTTTAGTTCTAGATAAAAATGGTTACCTTATTGAGAAAATTACAGGACTTCCGAGTGATACACTGTTGGTAACAAAATTACAAGAATCTTATTTGAAAAAAGATACTGAATCTGGACTTCTATCGGAACAAAAACAATTTCCAAATAGTGTATTGCCGAATTATAATTTAGGGTTATTTTATTATAGAAACGGAAATTTTAAAGACTCTTCCGAATTTTTTTTAAAATCCTATAACGCCAAAGATATCGAAAATCAGGACAAAAAACCAGACGCACTTTTTTTACTTGGAATTATTCAAATTCAAGAAAAGAAATTCCCAGAAGCAATTTCTATTTGGAATAGTTATATAGAAAAATATCCTGAAAATAAAAAAGGCTCCGTATTTTACTGCAGAGGAATTTCATACTATTTTTCTGGTAAAAAACTTGAGGCAAAAGAAGATTTGCTCAAGGCAAAAGATTTTTCAACAAACCAAGAGCAATTAGAAAAAATTAATATGTTTTTAGCAGAATTAGGAATCTAA
- a CDS encoding TIGR01777 family protein encodes MKIGIIGGSGFIGRNLAQEIHKSGMEVIIYSRKKSLPVDLLDLPNMKLVTTSHPQAKDLEGIDVLVNLAGESVIGERWTESRKQALRQSRVDFTQTIVEELKKMKVRPKVFIQGSAIGYYGMYESSIPVCNEDSSPGEDFLAKLCLEWEAAALPAQELGIRTIILRTGVVLSTESGALQQMLTPFKMFVGGNLGTGNQFLSWIHIRDMVGGILFLIENSKAKGIFNFTSPNPCSNREFSNALGSVLSRPSYLPVPSFVINALFGEGAEVILKGQNVIPQRLQELKYSFKFPELKPALENLLTE; translated from the coding sequence ATGAAAATTGGAATTATCGGTGGTTCGGGATTTATTGGAAGAAATTTAGCCCAAGAGATACATAAATCAGGAATGGAAGTTATTATTTATTCACGAAAAAAAAGTCTTCCAGTTGATTTATTGGATTTGCCAAATATGAAATTAGTTACTACGAGTCATCCACAAGCTAAGGACTTGGAGGGAATTGATGTATTAGTGAATCTCGCAGGTGAATCGGTAATTGGGGAAAGATGGACGGAATCTCGTAAACAGGCTTTGCGTCAATCGCGTGTAGACTTTACACAAACAATTGTAGAAGAATTAAAAAAAATGAAAGTAAGGCCAAAAGTATTTATCCAAGGTTCAGCAATTGGGTATTATGGAATGTATGAATCATCTATACCCGTATGCAATGAGGATTCAAGTCCAGGCGAAGACTTTCTTGCGAAGCTATGTTTAGAATGGGAAGCCGCCGCACTTCCAGCACAGGAACTAGGGATTCGAACTATAATCCTGCGAACGGGCGTAGTGCTTTCTACGGAGAGTGGAGCTTTACAACAAATGCTTACTCCTTTTAAAATGTTCGTTGGCGGTAATCTTGGTACTGGCAATCAGTTTTTAAGTTGGATTCATATTCGCGATATGGTAGGCGGGATTCTTTTTCTAATTGAAAATTCGAAAGCAAAAGGTATTTTTAACTTTACTTCTCCGAATCCATGTTCGAATCGTGAATTTTCCAATGCACTTGGCTCAGTCCTCTCTCGTCCTTCTTATTTACCTGTTCCCAGTTTTGTAATCAATGCGCTTTTCGGAGAAGGGGCAGAAGTAATTCTAAAAGGCCAAAATGTAATTCCACAGCGATTACAGGAGTTAAAATATTCATTTAAATTCCCTGAATTAAAGCCAGCTCTAGAGAATTTACTAACGGAATAA
- a CDS encoding STAS domain-containing protein, translated as MVDEFKIHVDYDNGVIPIIHIAGEITSEADEEIVNCYASIPSGKKGRVLIDFSKTAYINSAGIATLISLITKAAENQGKIEFSGLNSHFRKVMDIVGLTDFVLIHDNIEQALR; from the coding sequence ATGGTAGATGAATTCAAAATACATGTCGACTATGACAACGGTGTCATTCCAATTATACATATTGCAGGTGAAATTACTTCAGAAGCAGACGAAGAAATTGTAAACTGTTATGCCTCTATTCCTTCAGGGAAAAAGGGAAGAGTTTTGATAGACTTTTCGAAAACGGCCTATATTAACTCCGCTGGAATTGCCACTTTGATTAGTTTAATTACCAAGGCTGCCGAAAACCAAGGGAAAATTGAGTTTTCAGGTTTAAATTCTCATTTTAGAAAAGTAATGGATATTGTCGGTCTCACAGACTTTGTGCTCATACATGACAATATTGAACAAGCTCTCCGATAA
- a CDS encoding metal-dependent hydrolase, translated as MPTIFSHGIAAVSAATLFNSKSEKIKFYVLVLICSCIPDLDVISFKFGISYSHWLGHRGITHSILFSILLPIPILFLFYRSVSFFSKEYIVLWIVFFISTVSHALLDALTNGGLGVCLYCPFKTERFFFDFRPILVSPIGKNFFSEAGIRVLKSEFVWIWIPSFLVFITFKIAKKLKSVSN; from the coding sequence ATGCCTACCATTTTCTCACACGGTATAGCAGCCGTATCCGCAGCTACCTTATTTAATTCAAAATCAGAAAAGATAAAATTTTATGTTCTAGTATTAATTTGTTCCTGTATTCCAGATTTAGATGTAATTAGTTTTAAGTTTGGAATTTCTTACTCACATTGGTTAGGCCATAGAGGGATTACTCATTCTATTCTATTTTCTATTCTTTTGCCAATTCCTATTTTATTTTTATTCTATCGCTCTGTTTCTTTTTTTTCCAAGGAATATATAGTCCTCTGGATTGTATTTTTTATTTCCACTGTTTCACACGCTCTACTAGATGCTTTGACAAACGGCGGTTTAGGGGTCTGTCTATATTGTCCTTTTAAGACAGAGAGATTCTTTTTTGACTTTCGGCCTATTTTAGTATCGCCCATTGGCAAAAACTTTTTTTCGGAAGCGGGAATTCGAGTTTTAAAATCTGAATTTGTCTGGATTTGGATTCCTTCATTTCTTGTATTTATTACTTTTAAAATTGCAAAAAAACTAAAATCCGTATCCAATTAG
- the hisE gene encoding phosphoribosyl-ATP diphosphatase, with protein sequence MDLPEKSYTADLFRKGIDRILKKVGEEAGEVIIAAKNKDEQELIHEVADLLFHIQVLLVDKNIPISKVEDELKKRHRE encoded by the coding sequence TTGGATTTGCCTGAAAAATCCTACACGGCAGATTTATTCCGAAAAGGAATAGATCGAATTTTGAAAAAAGTAGGCGAAGAAGCTGGCGAAGTCATTATTGCTGCTAAAAATAAGGACGAACAAGAATTGATTCATGAAGTTGCTGATTTACTTTTTCATATACAGGTTCTTTTAGTGGATAAAAATATTCCAATTTCAAAAGTCGAAGATGAATTAAAAAAACGTCATAGGGAATAA
- a CDS encoding DUF1564 family protein yields the protein MTYEEFLKENLESLKEHFWGIEAKGYKNGVTVSTNKKVLSARKNPFIEINSTLLIPEKYYLQFRQNIVRHGGVRAYVAYLLLKYKIHIANGLIPTYCNHTTKYQEKNQNLIKVAFRPNLDDWAELKLYRVSFGISISALIVYLLIADSVDFAERVSYYLGAVGIPQSPHLDLWAKVYISRKNFHYTTVFQYRKSQYG from the coding sequence ATGACCTACGAAGAATTTCTAAAAGAGAATCTGGAATCATTAAAAGAACATTTCTGGGGTATCGAGGCTAAAGGATACAAAAACGGAGTAACCGTTTCTACGAATAAAAAAGTATTATCCGCGCGAAAAAATCCTTTCATAGAGATTAATTCAACCCTCTTAATTCCAGAAAAATACTATCTCCAATTTCGTCAGAATATTGTACGTCATGGCGGTGTTCGAGCGTATGTCGCATACCTTCTATTAAAATACAAAATCCATATCGCGAACGGACTTATTCCCACTTACTGCAATCATACTACTAAATACCAAGAGAAAAACCAAAACCTCATCAAAGTCGCGTTCCGTCCGAATTTGGATGACTGGGCTGAGTTAAAGTTGTACCGGGTTAGTTTTGGGATATCCATTTCTGCCTTAATCGTATATTTACTCATTGCCGACTCTGTAGATTTCGCAGAAAGAGTCTCCTACTACTTGGGGGCTGTAGGAATTCCACAGTCCCCGCATTTGGATTTGTGGGCTAAGGTGTATATATCGCGTAAAAATTTTCACTATACGACCGTTTTTCAATATCGAAAAAGCCAGTATGGGTAA
- a CDS encoding photoactive yellow protein, translated as MEDFAKGILYNLGYLSRDQADGADFGIIKVDDNGLILLYNRYESELAGVPVQKAENKNFFTQIAICTNNRLFFGRFKDGIAKGYLDISFNYVFTYKMKPTNVIIQLYRDQPSSTNWIFVKKK; from the coding sequence ATGGAAGATTTTGCAAAAGGAATATTATATAATTTGGGTTATTTGTCACGCGATCAAGCAGACGGGGCAGATTTTGGAATCATAAAAGTAGATGATAACGGCTTAATTCTCCTATACAATCGTTATGAATCTGAACTTGCAGGCGTACCAGTTCAAAAGGCAGAAAACAAAAATTTCTTCACTCAAATAGCGATTTGTACGAACAACCGACTTTTTTTCGGTAGGTTCAAAGATGGAATCGCGAAGGGTTATCTTGATATTTCATTTAACTATGTATTTACCTATAAAATGAAGCCTACCAATGTAATCATTCAACTCTATCGAGATCAACCTAGTTCCACTAATTGGATTTTTGTTAAAAAGAAATAA
- a CDS encoding cytochrome c yields the protein MNKNFYSLIFLSMVLALVLNCGKKAEVEEAKTTTETAPTETLDPEVAKGKVAFSVNCAACHGETGAGDGVAAASLNPKPRNYKAPASEWKNGNTEEGVLKTLNEGIKGSPMVSYKTLGDESLKAIAKYVVYLTKN from the coding sequence ATGAACAAAAATTTTTATAGTTTAATTTTCTTATCCATGGTTCTCGCGCTAGTATTGAATTGTGGAAAGAAAGCAGAAGTGGAAGAAGCCAAAACTACTACTGAGACCGCACCTACTGAGACTCTTGATCCAGAAGTTGCCAAAGGTAAAGTTGCATTTAGCGTGAATTGTGCGGCATGTCATGGTGAGACAGGGGCTGGTGATGGAGTTGCTGCAGCTTCTCTTAATCCAAAACCTAGAAATTACAAAGCTCCAGCAAGTGAATGGAAAAATGGTAACACAGAAGAGGGAGTATTAAAAACTCTTAATGAAGGAATTAAAGGAAGCCCAATGGTTTCTTATAAAACCTTAGGTGACGAATCATTAAAAGCAATTGCTAAGTATGTAGTTTATTTAACTAAAAACTAA
- a CDS encoding alpha/beta hydrolase: protein MKIKIYTEGNKNNPPILFLHGFPFDHRMWKSQIDFLKKDYYCISYNILGNLEKSKKYIPTPFEFFVDDFFYVVEKIKLGKLIVCGLSMGGYIILRALERNMDIFSKIILCDTRTEADTNETKLKRVEGIKKIDSVGIKKFLKDFADNTMSDFTKKTNPELYKKALKITKDRTAISTKSALIAVQGRTDTTSVLRTISIPSLILCGEYDSITPISSMEYLCSQIPTGEFVKIPNAGHLAPFENPKTANEKILEFLNK, encoded by the coding sequence ATGAAAATAAAAATATATACTGAAGGTAATAAGAATAATCCACCAATTTTATTCCTACATGGATTTCCATTTGACCATAGGATGTGGAAATCACAAATCGATTTCCTGAAAAAGGATTATTATTGTATTAGTTATAATATTTTAGGAAATCTTGAAAAAAGTAAAAAATATATTCCAACTCCATTTGAATTTTTTGTAGATGATTTTTTTTATGTTGTAGAAAAAATAAAATTAGGTAAATTAATAGTGTGCGGTCTTTCAATGGGCGGATATATAATATTGAGAGCATTAGAACGGAATATGGATATTTTTTCAAAGATTATTTTATGTGATACAAGAACAGAAGCTGACACTAATGAAACAAAATTAAAACGAGTAGAAGGAATAAAAAAAATAGATTCCGTTGGTATTAAAAAGTTTTTAAAAGATTTTGCGGATAATACCATGTCCGATTTTACAAAAAAAACTAATCCTGAATTATATAAAAAGGCATTAAAAATTACAAAAGATAGAACAGCAATTAGCACGAAATCAGCATTAATCGCAGTGCAAGGACGTACGGATACAACATCTGTATTGAGGACTATATCTATTCCTTCTCTTATTTTATGTGGAGAATATGATTCTATTACTCCAATTTCCTCCATGGAATATTTATGTTCTCAAATTCCAACTGGAGAGTTTGTTAAAATTCCGAATGCAGGACACTTAGCTCCATTTGAAAATCCTAAAACTGCAAATGAAAAAATTTTAGAATTTTTAAATAAGTAG
- a CDS encoding serine hydrolase, producing MKKLIKVLFLSFAFIYILTVNSVYAQKNLGFKKEQIDSVNELEVFADNFFKEKQTNIASTLIVIFKDNKTFFKSYPEHSKSFSELTQFDSRVFKEIFIFIGILNLYEQEKLNLRGDISNYKLKYDRNFKQNILVENVLTHTTGIQENIIYPDFEKQRSSDYWSFKPSYRYSEPNELIGYSDDNLWILEYILKEVSEKNPDEFITNSILSKLDLGNTNLKNSKLWTNGKDIERIIPTFLNPEEVTSKLLLKSDTWREIFQEKIRLEDKLPGSVTGFFEHYENKVWGYSKLYFSNSTTEEFIFFPEKKSGVYIFTGSYNPSLRRDFVASFLDQFFPVEKKKIKRDKSPGYSEYLKNFEGEYSAVQISSHSFSKFRMYNSVIKVLQENGMLILQSGKMEPYGDLDGRLEFIETDPFLFRSPDRETYISFKMNEAGDVEYLLSGSGQHGVYKKLTLSESTLFQENLCLFFISFYLIFFILLVVEIPYIFAKKIAYTPNRIRQTIQILLWLENVIVFSIFGSFYYFVDSYRLMESYDYIIEGNPYDYTIFTLPFVFIFGVSLLTYYTLRGVLDKQLHLYRLIQLGLFLFVSLGFVYWLSYWNLIGYGF from the coding sequence GTGAAAAAATTAATCAAAGTATTATTCCTGAGTTTTGCGTTTATATATATACTTACGGTTAATTCTGTTTATGCACAAAAAAATTTAGGCTTCAAAAAAGAACAAATAGATTCCGTAAATGAATTAGAAGTTTTTGCTGATAATTTTTTTAAAGAAAAACAAACTAATATTGCTTCTACTCTAATCGTAATTTTCAAAGATAACAAAACTTTTTTTAAATCTTATCCGGAACATTCAAAGTCTTTTAGTGAACTAACGCAATTTGATTCTAGGGTTTTTAAAGAAATATTTATATTCATAGGAATTTTAAATTTGTATGAACAAGAAAAGTTAAATTTAAGAGGGGATATTTCTAATTATAAACTGAAATACGATAGAAATTTCAAACAGAATATACTTGTTGAAAATGTTTTAACTCATACAACTGGAATTCAAGAAAATATTATTTATCCGGATTTTGAAAAACAAAGAAGTTCGGACTATTGGAGTTTTAAACCATCATATAGGTATAGTGAACCAAATGAATTAATTGGTTATAGCGATGACAACCTGTGGATACTTGAGTATATTTTAAAAGAAGTATCTGAAAAAAATCCAGATGAATTTATTACTAATTCCATTTTATCAAAATTAGACTTAGGAAATACGAATTTAAAAAATTCTAAGTTATGGACAAACGGTAAGGATATTGAGAGGATAATTCCTACTTTTCTAAATCCAGAAGAAGTCACATCCAAATTATTATTAAAGTCGGATACTTGGAGAGAAATTTTTCAAGAGAAAATTCGTTTGGAAGATAAACTTCCAGGCTCAGTCACTGGATTTTTTGAGCACTATGAAAATAAAGTTTGGGGATATTCGAAGTTATACTTTTCAAACTCTACTACGGAAGAATTTATTTTTTTTCCGGAAAAAAAATCTGGAGTATATATATTTACGGGTTCTTATAACCCAAGTTTGCGTCGAGATTTTGTTGCTTCATTTTTAGATCAATTTTTCCCTGTAGAAAAGAAAAAAATAAAACGAGATAAAAGTCCTGGATACTCTGAGTATCTTAAAAATTTTGAAGGGGAATACTCAGCAGTTCAAATTTCAAGTCATTCTTTTTCTAAGTTCAGGATGTATAACTCTGTAATTAAGGTTTTACAAGAAAATGGGATGTTAATACTGCAATCAGGGAAAATGGAACCATACGGGGATTTAGATGGTCGACTAGAATTTATTGAGACAGATCCTTTTTTATTTAGATCACCAGACAGAGAAACATATATTTCTTTTAAAATGAACGAAGCGGGTGATGTAGAGTATCTGCTATCAGGATCTGGTCAACATGGGGTATATAAGAAGTTAACTTTAAGTGAGTCTACGTTATTTCAGGAAAACCTTTGTTTATTTTTTATTTCCTTCTATTTGATTTTTTTTATTTTATTGGTTGTAGAAATTCCATATATTTTTGCTAAAAAAATTGCATACACTCCGAATCGAATTCGTCAAACGATTCAGATTTTACTTTGGCTGGAAAATGTAATTGTATTTAGCATATTTGGTAGCTTCTATTATTTTGTAGATTCATATCGACTAATGGAAAGTTATGATTATATTATAGAAGGAAATCCTTATGACTATACAATATTTACTTTACCGTTTGTATTTATTTTTGGAGTTAGTTTACTTACTTATTATACTCTTCGAGGTGTATTAGACAAACAACTTCATTTGTATAGACTAATTCAATTAGGATTGTTTTTGTTTGTCTCTCTGGGATTTGTTTATTGGTTGAGTTATTGGAATCTAATTGGATACGGATTTTAG
- the ftsH gene encoding ATP-dependent zinc metalloprotease FtsH, with the protein MNKNLKQVGFILLIILLVLYGLYKGERADNKVEEISYSDFLNMIEPADGIKPIGKIITASEGKNKKLVTVDKEFIEGWFEDSKDKRTKQFRTVIAPLSTDVLGKLRKSNLTFVAKSTEENRFLNALTAIIPWLLIIGVVWFIMMKQIQSTGNKAFSFGKSKAKMNMDPKVKITFADVAGCDEAKTELSEMIDFLKDPKKFQAIGARIPTGVLLVGPPGTGKTLLARAVAGESGVPFFSISGSDFVEMFVGVGASRVRDLFEQGKKNAPCIIFIDEIDAVGRLRGAGLGGGHDEREQTLNQMLVEMDGFEANEGVIVIAATNRADVLDPALLRPGRFDRQVIVDLPDVKGREAILNVHTKKVPLTSDISLNSIARGTPGFTGADLANLINEAALLAARKNKKRVTQEELEDARDKVMMGPERKSFFITEKEKEVIAYHEAGHAILATLLPYTEPVHKVTIIPRGRALGLTQSLPTEEKHIHPKNYWLDQIVMAMGGFIAEELKFGNTSTGSSNDIQHATNIARKMVCEWGMSEKLGTVNYNGANDQVFVGRDMGHASNKYYSEQFAALIDEEVRSIVQSSLNKGRDLAKKNFKKLEQIAKALLSQEIITHDELMAIVSPNTPKGGDGVKTSKSAKSNGELNPALT; encoded by the coding sequence ATTAATAAGAATCTCAAACAGGTAGGTTTTATCCTCCTGATTATTTTACTTGTACTCTATGGCCTATATAAAGGCGAAAGGGCAGACAACAAAGTAGAGGAAATTTCCTACTCAGACTTTTTAAATATGATAGAGCCAGCCGATGGCATAAAACCAATTGGAAAAATTATAACCGCTTCAGAAGGAAAAAATAAAAAATTAGTTACGGTAGACAAAGAGTTTATTGAAGGCTGGTTTGAAGACTCAAAAGACAAACGAACAAAACAATTCCGCACAGTTATTGCTCCTCTATCAACTGACGTATTAGGTAAACTTCGAAAATCTAATTTGACTTTTGTTGCAAAATCTACAGAAGAAAACAGATTTTTAAATGCTTTAACAGCGATTATCCCATGGCTTTTAATTATTGGTGTTGTCTGGTTTATCATGATGAAACAAATTCAGTCAACTGGTAATAAAGCGTTTAGCTTCGGAAAGAGTAAAGCCAAAATGAATATGGATCCAAAAGTAAAAATAACTTTTGCAGATGTAGCCGGTTGCGATGAAGCAAAAACAGAATTATCTGAAATGATTGACTTTTTAAAAGATCCGAAAAAATTTCAAGCCATTGGAGCCAGAATTCCAACAGGTGTTTTGCTCGTCGGCCCTCCAGGTACAGGCAAAACCTTATTAGCCCGTGCAGTCGCAGGTGAATCAGGAGTACCATTTTTTAGTATATCAGGTTCCGACTTCGTAGAAATGTTCGTAGGAGTTGGGGCATCACGTGTTAGAGATTTATTTGAACAAGGCAAAAAAAATGCTCCTTGTATTATTTTCATTGATGAGATCGATGCGGTCGGTCGTCTCCGTGGTGCCGGTCTTGGTGGTGGTCACGATGAAAGAGAACAAACTTTAAATCAAATGCTTGTAGAAATGGATGGCTTTGAGGCTAACGAAGGTGTAATCGTAATTGCTGCTACAAATAGAGCGGACGTACTTGACCCTGCTCTTCTTCGTCCAGGTCGATTTGATAGACAAGTAATTGTTGATTTACCAGATGTGAAAGGTAGAGAAGCTATTCTAAATGTCCATACTAAGAAAGTTCCGTTAACTAGTGATATTTCTCTCAATTCTATTGCACGAGGAACTCCTGGATTTACAGGTGCTGATCTTGCAAATCTTATTAACGAAGCTGCACTTTTAGCGGCACGTAAAAATAAAAAAAGAGTTACGCAAGAAGAACTGGAAGATGCTCGTGATAAAGTTATGATGGGACCGGAAAGGAAATCATTCTTTATAACAGAAAAGGAAAAAGAGGTGATTGCATACCACGAAGCAGGTCATGCTATTTTAGCAACACTTTTACCATATACAGAGCCTGTGCACAAAGTTACTATTATCCCCCGTGGTCGTGCGTTAGGATTAACACAATCTTTACCCACTGAGGAAAAACACATTCACCCAAAGAACTACTGGTTAGATCAAATAGTGATGGCTATGGGTGGGTTTATTGCAGAAGAATTAAAATTTGGCAATACTTCAACAGGTTCTAGTAATGATATTCAGCACGCCACTAACATAGCACGCAAAATGGTTTGTGAATGGGGAATGTCGGAAAAATTGGGAACAGTAAATTACAATGGTGCAAACGATCAAGTTTTTGTAGGTAGAGATATGGGACATGCGTCTAACAAGTATTATTCCGAACAATTTGCAGCTTTAATAGATGAGGAAGTTAGATCTATCGTCCAATCTAGCCTGAATAAAGGCAGGGATTTGGCAAAAAAGAACTTTAAAAAATTAGAACAAATCGCCAAAGCACTTCTCTCTCAAGAAATAATTACGCATGATGAGTTAATGGCAATTGTATCTCCAAATACTCCAAAAGGCGGAGATGGCGTAAAAACTTCCAAATCAGCGAAATCTAATGGAGAATTAAATCCGGCTTTAACGTAA